The Spirulina subsalsa PCC 9445 region CCAGTAGGGGTCTTGGGGGTTGGGGTGATGTAACCATTGCTGATAGAAATTACTGGGCGCGTATTTATTCAAACTCTCCTTAAAACGGGGAGAAGAGTCATAAAAAGGGAGGTCACCGGAGGCACTGTAGAGGACTTTATAGGCCGTGGCATCCCCTTTTAAGCGAGCCGTTTCCGCCGCCAACTGTACCGCCCAGCCCAGATTCCCCTGTAAACAAAACGCCCCATTTTCATAAGCCCAATCCTGATAGAGATCATAGGCCAACATCGCCGGACACAGCGCTTTCAGGGCAGGGGGTTGATGTTGCGCCGCATAGAGTTGGGTCATCCCCTGATAGGAGAACCCATACATCCCCACCACACCAGAACTCTGGGGCAACTGTGCCGCCCAGTTAACCGCATCTTCGCCATCTTCTCCCTCCCGGGTGAATAGCTCAAACTCCCCCTCTGAAGTTCCCCGACCCCGCACATCTTGAATGGCCACAATATAGCCCCGGGCTGCATACCAACGGGGATGAGCATAAACCACCGTTGAGGCAATTTTTCGACCATAGGGTTGTCGCATCAACAACACAGGAAACTCCCCGGACTCATCAGGAGTATAGACATCTGCATCTAAGCAAATGCCATCCCGGGTGTACATAGAAACAGTTTTCTGGATAATCTTCAAGGGTTTTGAGCGTGAGAGGAAAGGATTGGAGCGGGTTTGTATCTAGTCTAACCAAAATTGAACTAGCTAGAGCTTGCTGAATAACTCTGCTCCGGGTGGAAAACAGGGAACGGGAAGGAACAGGGGGAATAGGAAAAAGGCAAGCTTTTTTGATGATTTATCCCTAACACCTTGCAGTTTCTCGCTCCTAAACCGCCAAAAGCCCTACTAACACTGATTAGATGGATATTCAGCAGACCCTAGCTAGAACTTTGTTAGGGTGCGCCAGCGAGACGATTAAGTTCAATCCTCAGTGTTTCTCGACTGCACACCCTCATCCAATTAGGGCAAGTTTCAATTATTGTTCGCGCTCAACAAACGACCAATAGTTTTATTATTCGCCGTAAACGTTTTACGCGCCACTCGTTGCACATCTGCCGCCGTCACAGCCGAAATGCGCTCGATTTGTTGAAATAAATTCCGCCAGTTTCCTGTTTTCACCTGATAACTGACTAACAATTGTGCCATTCCCATATTGGAATCTAGACTGCGCAATAAACCCGCCCGGGCTTGGGTTTTCGCCCGATCTAATTCCTGTTGTGTCACAGGTTCTCGTTTCATTCGTTCAATTTCTACTTCTAAAGCTGTCGCTACATCCTCGACGGTATGATCGGGCGCAGTTAGGGCATAAAATAGCAGCAAATTGGGGTATTTATCCCCCGGAAAACCATTAAATCCTTGGGCATTTAAAGCCACTTGTTTCTCTTCTACCAAGGAGCGATAAAGCCGAGAGGTTCGACCATCACTGAGGATGCTAGTCATAATTTGATAGACGGCATGATCTCGGTCTGTAATCGCCGGACGGTGAAACCCTTCTAAATACCAAGGTTGGGATTCTAAGGTGAGGGTGACTTCCCGGGTTTCCTGTTGGGGAGGTTCAACTAAGGTCATTTCAGGCGGTTGTGGTTGGTTTGGATAACGCCCAAAATAAACCTCTGCCAACTGTTGCACCTGATTCGGGTTGACATCGCCCACAATGGCCACCGTGAGATTATTGGGGACATAGTACAGATCAAAAAACGCTTGAATATCATCCCGTCTCATATCGCGTAAATCGTCTTCATAGCCAATGACAGGATGTTGATAAGGATGGGTGGTAAATGCTTCCCCTAAAAAGGCTTCCACCATTTGACCAATGGGGGAATTATCAACCCCTAAACGGCGTTCTTCTAAGATGACTTCTTTTTCTTCAAAAAATTCCCGAAAAACAGGTTCTAAGAAGCGTTCGGATTCTAAGGACATCCAAAGTTCTAATTTATTCGAGGGGAAGCTGTAGAAATATACCGTATAGTCCGCAGAAGTGGCTGCATTTAAACCCACTCCTCCCTCTTTTTCTACAATCTGCCCGAATTGGTTTTGAATCGCTACATCTTTGGCTTGAGCATGAATTTGATCAAAATCTGCTTGCAGTTGAGCGACTTTTTCTGTCTCTCCTGCTGCTTTAGCGGTTTTGAGTTGTTCAAACAAGTCATCTAGCTGATCTAATAAAACCGCTTCTTTTTCATAGTCTCGGGTGCCGATGCGTTTTGTGCCTTTGAAGGCTAGGTGTTCAAGGTAATGAGCAAGACCTGTTTTGCCTTCGGGTTCATCGGTACTGCCCACATCGGCATAGGTTACAAAGGAGACGACTGGGGCATCATGACGTTCTAGGACGATGAATTTCATGCCATTTTCAAGGCTAAATTCCGTCACTTGGTTAAGCACCCGATCTAGATAGGGTTGAATGGATTGGGCTTGGTTTTGAGCCAAAGCCGGGGTTATGGTGCCAGTCCAGATGATCAGTAGGGCAAAGAGTCCAGACAGAACTTTTAACCACTGCACAGGACGGGATGCTGTTTGTTGACGCTCCATTGGTGTTAAACGCAGAGTTAGACGATGGTTTGTTCTTTCCCATCTTAGGCGGAATAGGAAGGACTCGCCAAACTCCTTGGCTTTTTCCCCCTGTGGGGTGTGGGGAATAGGGAGGGTGTAGGGGAAATCATGAATTCCCCCTACCGCGTTTTCTTGAGCCATTTATAGCGGGTCTATCTGGGTTGTGAATCTCTTTTGGAGGAAGAATGCAGGAGTTCAGAAACTCAGAAGTCAGTAGGGGAAGAGCTTTGAGCCTCTAATTCAAAAATCCAGGGTTATGTGATCGCATTTCATAATTGATTGAGGCTTGCTATATTCTATAAAAACGGACTAATCTACGTTTTTATAGAATAAATGTTTGCCAATTTGCACGGTGAAGGTAGCCCCTCGGGTCCAAGTGGGACGCGCAATATAATTAGCATGATAATGAGTGGCTCCCCCTGTGGGATCAGGGACGGATGCTGTTAACACTTTTTTGGCATTTTCTCGACATTGATTAAAAAGTGTATTTCCTTCTTCTACAGATTTAATAATGCTATTGTTGGCATCATTAGGGTTCCAACAGGAAAATTGCCAAGGTTTTAAACAAACTTCTTTCACGGTGCGACCATACCATGTTTTTTCCCCGACTCGGTTTATAATAACCCAACCGACCCCTATTTGTCCTAATTCGGACTCTCCTCGCGCTTCCCCAAAGATGGTTCTTGCTATAATATCAAGGTCATCTCTGTTACTCGATAGGCTGCTAGTATACAGTGAGGGTAGATGAATGACATCATCAACTTGAATAATATGGGGGTTCCTAATCTGGGGATTCAGGGCGAGTAAACTGGGTAAGGATAACCCATAGTCTCGCGCAATTTTAGATAAACTGTCTCCGGTTTTTACTCTATAGTGAGTGAGCATTGATCGTCATCCTTATTGATCTGATTGTCATTTTTACTAAGGTTATGCTTTTTGGGTGTTGCGCTTCGCTGTCCCCAAGCTACACATACCATGATGGAAATACAATTAAAGAAATAGCATGATTTTTGCTATTTAGTAGCATCTATGTTTTGGCCAATAAGTACTTTATGGGTTTACTCAAAGGCTAAGGGTTTCGTACAGTTTGCTATGGCGCACGATATAGATTATTTTGTTACCCTATCAGCAATTGTACTAAATTTACTTATAAATTTAGCGGTTTCTTAATTGTTTTTATATAGTTTACAAAAATTTATATTTTTTGAAAAAATCTAAAATTTTTCGGAAGAATTAATTAAAGGTTGGAAGCGTTAAAGTTACTTGTTTTTGGGTGATTATTGTTTAAATAACTATGCTAAATCCGGTTCAACAAAATATTTTAGTTCTGGCTGTTTATGGGATTGTCTTGGCGTTTGTGTTTTATCAGATGTGGGTGGATCTGGATGAGTTTGTTTCGGTGAAGTTAGATCAAGAGGCGTTAAAAAGGGATTTGGAAGGGCAAAATTTAGAGGATTTGGTGGAAATTGAGTCTAAATTTGACGATTTGTATAAACCGGAACAGTTAAAGGCGATCGCACTCACGATTAAAAACAAGTGTCCGAAGGAGACGCTGTTTATCAATTGGGAGCGTAGCACGCTTAATGATCTCAAGGGGGAGTCGCGACGGGTGATCCGGATGGTGCCGGGGATGAAGGTGGATCTTTCTCAGCCTCAAGTGTTCGGATTGGTGGCACCTGGACAAACCTTGAAGGAAAAAATCACGGCTGAACCCTGTTTAAAACCCAAAGGAGATGGTAGTTTAGAGCTTGCGAAGCCGTTATTTAAGGCAGATGGGTTATTAAAGGCGGCGAAAAAGGGCGATCGCGTCACCCTGCGTTTAATCCTTGAATTTAGCCAACCGACGGTAGGGGTTCACAATACCAGTCTACATCCCATCTCCTGTCAATTTAAGTTCAGTAAAACGCCCCTTGCTCGTGCCATGTACTGGGAGGGAAAACCACGCAAAAATCAGAAAGGCAAGGGACAATGAGGGAGTAAAATCTGCCCCCCAATCCCGACCAATAAAATGCCACCTAAGACCTTAAACTGACCTTGAAAAATCGCCCCAAAATGATGGCCAACCCATAACCCCAGTAAGGAGAAAGCCACAGTTACTAAGCCAAGAATCGTCATTAACTGAACAATCCCCATTTCTACTCCGGCTAATCCAACTCCCACCCCTAAACTATCTAAACTCAACACAAAGGCTAACCCTAACAGGGTGAAACCATCCAAGGATAAATTTTCGGGTTGTGCCGCATTAGAAACTATCCCATCGTAAAGACTTTTTGCCCCTAAAAAGGCTAATAAAATCCCCGTGAGTTGTCCACTAATGACGGTTAAATCAACCCCTAAATGTTGACCAATTCCCCAGCCCACTAAGGGCATGAAGACTTGAAACAGTCCAAAACAGAAGGCCATCCTGATGGCTTGCTGCCAGTTGAGGTGAGGGACTTGTAAACCACTAGATACAGATACGGCGAAGGTATCAGAAGCTAGTCCTAATGAAATGAGTCCTAGGGTGGTCAGAGTCATAATCACTCCTCTCGGGTCAGCGATTCAAGGTACTTATTTCTTCAGAAACTCAGCCATGATTCCGTATACTTCATCAAAACCTTACATAAATCTTTTCAATGGCGGATTATTTTCTGAGTTCTATTGTTTTAGAATCGTTCGCAGAATGTGATGTTCCCTAACTGGATGTATCTAGGCCAAAACTCTGATGGGTACCGGGATTAATCACGATTGCGCCGGAAACCGGGTTTCTGGTGGCTAGGTTTCCTTATGAGGCAACCTGAAAGAAACAAGAATCCCCAACGCAAGACGTTGGGGTACTTCAATCTTCAAACGTGAACTACCCCACCCTGCCTAGGCGCGAGGATGGAGCTTCCTGATTCAATGGGAAGTGCTTTCCATACCGAAGTATAGCGAGTCTTATCTTCCCTCCCCAGGCAGAAGTCCTAGTTCCTAAGACCCAAATTTTCTCTTGCAACACAGCCCTTTTTAGCTTGGTTTTCGCTTTGGGAGTTAGTGGTCAAGATGTATTTATCTTAGCATGGATTCGCTGTCGCTCAGTATATTGCTGGGTTGCTATCCATCCCCTCCCTGCAAGCGAGGAAGGGGAATTCCGCAACCAACATTTTTGTTAAAAATGGCTCGGGGCAGATTTGAACTGCCGACCTTGGGCTTATGAGTCCCCTGCTCTAACCAACTGAGCTACCGAGCCGTAAAATTTCACTCGCAGTTATTAATCCTAACACAGAATTTTCAAAAACTCTACTAAATTTTTTGGAAAATTGGGCGGGGTTTAGATTTCTCCTGTCCCTAATTTCGTGAGTTGTTGGGTTGTGTTGTTGCTTCACTCAACCTACGGGCGCTGTGATTGGTTTGTTGGGTTGCGCTTTCCCTGTGCCTAACCTACGGATCGCGCAACCTAGGGGTTCTATTCTTTGGGCTGGGGTATCCTCTGGCAAGGAAAAGCCCCGTTCAATGCCTCAGCATTGAACGGGGAAACTCAACAGGATCGTATCGGTAAACCGCAGGCAATTTCTAACGATTTCTCGGTAAGAACGCCATAGGATTCACAGCACCGCGTCCAGCTGGGTGGACTTCAAAGTGCAGGTGAGGCCCGGTGCTAAAGCCTGTGCTACCCATCAGGGCAATTTTCTGACCTTGCTCTACGCGCTGACCGGGACGCACTAACAGGCGGCTGTTGTGAGCATAACGGGTCATGCTGCCGTCGGGGTGGCGAATATCGACTAAGTTTCCATAACCGCCAGAGTTCCAACCTGCGGTAATGACTTCTCCGGCGGCGGCGGCATAGATGGGGGTTCCGGTGGGTGCGGCAATATCAATGCCTCGGTGCATCCGTCCCCAACGAGGACCATAACCGGAAGTCAGGACACCGCGAGCCGGCCAGATGTAGCCGTTGAATTCGGGAGGCCGTTCAGGCAAGTATTGATCCCGATCCTGTAAGGGGGGCAGTTGAGGTTCAACGGCTTGACCCGAGGGCAGTTGTAATAAACGGTTGTAGCCTTGTACCGGAGCGGGTGCGGCGGCCACAACACTAGGCTGAGGATTGGGACGCTGTACGGTAGTCCGGGTTAATTGAGGTTGACGGACTTCTTCAGCTACAACGGTGGTGGATGGAACTGAACTGGTGCTGGCTTGGGTGCGTTGACGCTGCCATTCGGGGTTAACCGGAGCGGGTTCAGGAGTTGCTGCCACTTGAGGGCTAGACTCATGAGAGCTTTCGGTATAGTCGCTGGAGGTTTGGCGATCGCGTTGAGCGCGATACTCTTCCCGCATCCGGCGAATTTCGTTGGCCATCCGCTCTACATAGGGGTTAGCCGGATCTTCGAGGTTAGAAGCCACGGTTGCGGCAGGTGTTTGAGCCACAAGAGTGGATTCTGAATCACTCGTTTCTTCCCCACCGTTATAAATGACCGTTGGGGTTTGACTCACTAAGGTGCGCACCATTTCGGAGCGAGGAATCCGCAGTTCCTGATTAATTTGCAGGTTATGAGGATTACGGATGTTGTTGGCCTGCATTAATTCGGCGCGAGATACACCGTAGCGGTTGGCAATGACATCTAAGGTGTCACCGGGTTGTACAAGGTAGACAGAACCCGTAACGGCTGTAGGGGGGACAAAGACAGAATCACGGGAGGTTGTAGAACCACCGACTTGAGTTGCCGCCACAATCACGGATTCGGGATTTTGGGCGACGGGTTCTTCTGCCGTTGTTTCTACAACGGTTTCGGGAATGACTACGGAATCTTCTGCCGGGCGTTCTGTTTGGGTGAAGGCCTCGGTGTTAAAGGAAAAAGTAGATGCAGATTCTGAAGAAGAGGAGGCGATGATTCTGGGAACATCCCCCTCACGGGTTCTAGTGTTGGTGTCGCTGGAAAGGGTAGGGGTTGTGGGAGAGGCTACCGCTTCACCAACGGATAAAGACTCAAGGGGTGCTGCTTGTTCCTCTGTTGCTACTTGAGGAGAGATTAAGTCGAGTTCGGACGCATCCTGACGCGGGTTGAGGAGATGATCAAGGGTTCCTGGGACTACCACAGAATCTTCTGAGACAGATTCGGGAGTGGAGGAAACCAAAGCACTGGCATCAGGTTGATGACGGGCAACAAGAGTTTCGGCAGGTCGGTCATCTTCGCTGGCAGCAATCCCGTTCACGGTGGGGATTTTCAGCGTTTGACCAATGGCGAGAACCGATTCAGATTGGATGGCGTTGGAAGCGGCGATCGCTTCGGGGGTGAGACCGTAGTCTTGAGAGATGTCCCAAAGGGTATCGCCATCCTTAACCCGGTGTTTGATTAAAGCCGGGGTAATCACAGCCGGAGTAGTATTGGCGGTGACGGATTCCTGAACCACTACACTGTTGGCAGCTACAACGGAGACAGCATCTTCTGTGTCGGAGTTCGTTGGGGCTTTGGTGGTAATGGGCAGGGTATTCAGGGAAGATTCTGCGGCAAGGGCTTCTTCACCTTGGCTGGGGAAGAAAACACCTGCGGAGAGGGCAGCAATTCCTAACACCGTGGCACGAGCGCGACGGGCGACATCGTTGTTCAGTTTAGAAGTTGTCTCTTCCTTTGCCGAGGGGTTGGTCAGGGTCTCAGGGGAGTCTGCTAGGCAGGGAGGAATAGTTTTGTTTTGTGTGAGTGAGCGTTTCAACAACGACCTCCTAGTGTGTAATAAGCGATTGACTGTCTAGATTAATCTGCGTTTGATGTTACTCCATGATTTGGGTTTTGTAACTGAACGCATTATCGCAAGTGACGACAATCACTGACAGTAAACTCACAGTGAGTAACCTAGGTAAGATTACTCTGCTTTTCCAATTTAGACAAGTCAATCGGAAAAAAAAGTTGATTTGAGAGTGAAATTCCCTGATTGAGTTGCTCAGATTGATCAGGATTAACCTGCAAACAGCCAGCCAAAAAACCCAGCCCCAAAACTTTGGTAGGCCTGAGATTTGGGATCTGTGTGCGGTTTAGGATCAGGTGCAACTCTTGGAATAACATACGACTACAGAATGTGGGCTTCCGGAATGACTGACAAACTCAATCGGAGATTATGGAGTGAGATTGTAGCACTGTTTTGAGAGGGGAGGGTAATACTGAATTTCTTGATCCCTGATGGCAACGATAAGCAGAAACAATCAAGAAAGGGGTAAATGTTGATGGTAGAAAAAGCTGCAAACTGAGGGTTTTAAATGCTTTCCCACGGTTCTATATTTTAAAAATAGTTTTTTTGAACTATAAAAAAAGGGGTAGGTGATGACTCCTAAAGAGATGTCCGTGATGATAGAAATTTCTTATCAGGTTTCTCTGATTTTGTAACTTGGATAACTTAACTCCCCTTGAGGGACACATTCTCTGTAGTTAGGTGCAAAGAGCAGGGGAGAAAGGGAAGGCTAGAAGCCTTAAAAAATCTAGTCTTTCGGGCAAGAGATGCGGGGGGTTTCTAGGTGGCCGAGTTGTCGCCGCGCTTCAAAAAGGGCGACGGCGGCACTGACGGATAAATTCAGACTGCGTACTCCTGTTTCGGTCATGGGAATATAGAGGGTGCTGGTGCATTGCTGCAAAATCTCGGGGGGCAAACCTTGGGTTTCGCTGCCAAACATTAGCCAGTCGTCTTCTTGAAAGGTGTATTGTACATAGCTCTGGCTACCACGGACGGAAAAACCCAGTAAGCGCCCGGTGCGAGTTTGGTGATAGCTGAGGAAGGCTTCCCAGTTTTCGTGATAGTGCAAATCAACGTGAGGCCAATAATCCAGACCAGCGCGTTTGAGATGGCGATCGCTAATTTCAAATCCTAACGGCGCGACGAGGTGGAGAGGCGTTCCCGTGGCGGCACAAGTTCGGGCAATATTACCTGTATTCGGGGGAATTTGAGGATAAACGAGGACGACATTGGGCATAGCTAGAGAATGGGGAAATGTCCTATAGGGTACGACAGTTTGGGGGCGTTCGGGCTGGGGGGAGACATGACCTATACATTTTTCTGATATCACAGAATGCCCCTCCATTGATTAGTTTTTATTAACTATTGTAAACAGAACCGATCAATTGGGTGAGCGGTTAATCCTTGAATCGGGAGTTGGGTTAAAGCGGAAAGAGGGGATTCAGACAACTAGGAGAGGCAGGATCAGAAAAGAGCAAGATAGAATAAGGCCAAATTGTGAAGAAAATCTAAAACGCTCACGATCACAGAAGAGGAAAAATCTCCGTCAAGGCTGACTAGCCTTGCTTTTCAACGAGTCAATAGGAGGACACTCAGGACATGGATGTACCGAATCCCATCGCAAAATCGAGAAAAAACTCTGCCTTTAAACATCTCATGACCGTCCACTGGTGGATGGTCGCCTGCTATGTAATTATTTTCTCCCTAGGGATGATCATGGTGCAATTACCCGCAAATTTCGATATTCGCAGCCCCATGTATAGCGTCCATAAATCAATGGGCGTGTTAACCATGGCCTTGTTAACTTGGCGGATTTTAACCCTCTTGCAGGTGTGGTGGAAGAAATACACCCGACGATTCCCTAAACTGACGCTTCCTTGGTTTAAAACGGTAATTTTGCATACGTCACTTCATCTATTTATGTGGGCGGTTCCGATTACGGGCTATTTCCTCTCCAACTCTTTCCGCAGTAATAATGTCCAATTATTTGGGCTACCCTTACCGGATATCTTCCCGGTGGATTCCAGCGCCGTGGGATTAGCCCGTAATTTGCATTTCTGGCTGAGTTATACGTTTCTGGCCTTTATTGTCTTACATAGCCTTGATCAATGGAAGGTTGTCCGGGCTAATCTCCGCCGTTTTCGCAGTTTTCTGACCAAAGACCAGAAAAACCTAGATTGAGCAGGTTAGCTTGCCCCCCTAATCAACCCATTCCCGACGGGGTTTAAAGGACTCAATCCCTCGTAACTTCTCATAGAGTTCTTTTTCTTCGGGGGTGATGGTTTTGGGAATGACTACCTCAATTTCGACTAATTGATCTCCCCGACCTTGATTTTCCGTGGGGAATCCTTTTTGGGCGAGACGCAGAAGTTGACCGGAACGCACGCCACTGGGGACATTCATCTTGACTAAACCATCCAAGGTGGGAACTTCCACCATGCCCCCTAATACGGCCTCGGTGGGGGTGACAGGGACGCGACAGAAGATGTCGGGGCCTTGGAGTTCAAAACGGGGATGGGGTTCAATGGAGATTTTTAGATACAAGTTGCCCCCTTGAATACCTTGACCTTTCAGACGGATTTTCTGACCGTCTAACATTCCGGGGGGCATATCCACTTCTAGGGAGCGGCCATCTTCTAAACGAATGCGTTCCCGTCCTCCCCGATAGGCTTTTTCGAGGGGGAGGGTCAAACGGGCTTCTACGTCTCGGGGGCGGTCTTTGACGGCGGTTCGACCTACGGAATACTCGGTTTTGGTGCGGCCGGGGCGGAAAGCGTCGGGGTCTTTGGGGTTTACACGGGTGCTAGTGCGGGGGGCAGACCGGGCTTTTTCCTGACGTTTGAGGAGTTCTTCGACAAACCGATTAAAGTCGGGGTAATCTTGGGGGTCTAGGTCAGGACTGGGGGTTTTGCCGTTGCGTCGGACGGTGGTTTTCCCTTTGCGCTTAAAGCCGCTTTGCTGCCAAAAACGACTGAATTGGTCATATTGCGATCGCCGATTTTCATCAGACAAGACCTCATAGGCCTCGTTAATCGCCTTAAACTTCTCCTCCGCGCTTTTATCCCCCGGATTCAAGTCAGGATGGTAGCGTCGGGCGAGTCGGCGAAAGGACTGCTTAATATCCCCATTAGGGGCATTAGGGGCAACTTCTAAAATGTCGTAATAATTGCGAAAATTTTCCATAAGTGCATCGGGAACAGGGCATAGGACAAGGGGAACAGCGAGCCAGCTTACATCTGTCCCCTAGGACAGAATTTAGAACCAATCATCATCATCTTCATCCCAGTTATTTTCATAAACGGGACGAGTGGGACGGCGCTCTCCCCGATTATTCGCCCGGTCATTATAGGGATCTCGTTCCGGCCGCCCCCGCTCATAGGGTCGAGCCTCATAGCGTCCTTGTTCGGTCCGAGGTTGTTCATAGGGGCGGGCTTCATAACGACCGTAGTCTCCCCGACCTGATGAGCCATAGGCGGGCGGTTCTGCCCCCCGTCCCGGACTATTGTAGGGGTCATAATCATAATAGGATGACCCCCGTTCATCTCGTTTTTTATCTCCCGAAAAGGTGCGCTTAATGGAGCCAAAGAAATCATCATCCTCCTCGGCCGCATACTGAAGGCGTACCTCCCGATTCAGTTCATAGAGGGCATCTTGTAAATCGGCAGCCGCCCGGTCTATCCCCCGTTCGTCCTCCCGTTGCAGGCTTTCCTCTAACTCCCGAATCAGGGAGTCAATTTGACGGCGGTAGTAACTGGCGAATTGGGTACCAAAATCTAGCGCCACCTCTTTTAAACGCCGTTGAGACTGATCCACTAAGGCTTTCGCCCGATTGCGTTTTTCCACCCGTTCCCGTCGTTCCCGGTCTAACTGGGCGAAGCGTTCGGCTTCCTCAATCATCTCGTCTACTTCGGTCTGACTTAAGGTAGAAGCCCCTTGTACGACAATACTCTGTTCTCGTCCGGTGGTTTTATCCATTGCTGTCACCTGTAGGATACCGTTGGCATCAATATCAAAGGCGACCTGAATCTGAGGAATGCCGCGAGGGGCCGGGGGAATTCCGCTTAACTTAAAGCGTCCCAAGGATTTGTTATCCCGTGCCATTTCCCGTTCCCCTTGCAGGATATGGACTTCTACCATGGTTTGATTGTTTTCCCCGGTGGAGAAGATATCGGAACGACGGACGGGGATGGTGGTATTGCGGGGGATTAATTTTTTCATCACCCCACTAACGGTTTCTAAGCCTAGTGAGAGGGGGGTAACATCGAGTAAGAGGATGTCTTTCACATTCCCAGCTAAAATTCCCGCCTGAATCGCCGCACCGACGGCTACCACTTCATCGGGGTTAACATTTTGGTTGGGTTCCCGATTGATTAGATTGCGGACTAAATTCTGCACCATGGGAATCCGGGTGGAACCGCCCACTAAGACCACCTCATCAATTTGCATGGGGGTGAGTCCCGCATCTTTGAAGGCGCGTTTCACCGGACGACGGAGACGGGCGAGTAAGTCTTCACAGAGAA contains the following coding sequences:
- a CDS encoding M16 family metallopeptidase, which translates into the protein MERQQTASRPVQWLKVLSGLFALLIIWTGTITPALAQNQAQSIQPYLDRVLNQVTEFSLENGMKFIVLERHDAPVVSFVTYADVGSTDEPEGKTGLAHYLEHLAFKGTKRIGTRDYEKEAVLLDQLDDLFEQLKTAKAAGETEKVAQLQADFDQIHAQAKDVAIQNQFGQIVEKEGGVGLNAATSADYTVYFYSFPSNKLELWMSLESERFLEPVFREFFEEKEVILEERRLGVDNSPIGQMVEAFLGEAFTTHPYQHPVIGYEDDLRDMRRDDIQAFFDLYYVPNNLTVAIVGDVNPNQVQQLAEVYFGRYPNQPQPPEMTLVEPPQQETREVTLTLESQPWYLEGFHRPAITDRDHAVYQIMTSILSDGRTSRLYRSLVEEKQVALNAQGFNGFPGDKYPNLLLFYALTAPDHTVEDVATALEVEIERMKREPVTQQELDRAKTQARAGLLRSLDSNMGMAQLLVSYQVKTGNWRNLFQQIERISAVTAADVQRVARKTFTANNKTIGRLLSANNN
- a CDS encoding manganese efflux pump MntP family protein, with amino-acid sequence MTLTTLGLISLGLASDTFAVSVSSGLQVPHLNWQQAIRMAFCFGLFQVFMPLVGWGIGQHLGVDLTVISGQLTGILLAFLGAKSLYDGIVSNAAQPENLSLDGFTLLGLAFVLSLDSLGVGVGLAGVEMGIVQLMTILGLVTVAFSLLGLWVGHHFGAIFQGQFKVLGGILLVGIGGQILLPHCPLPF
- a CDS encoding cytochrome b; the protein is MDVPNPIAKSRKNSAFKHLMTVHWWMVACYVIIFSLGMIMVQLPANFDIRSPMYSVHKSMGVLTMALLTWRILTLLQVWWKKYTRRFPKLTLPWFKTVILHTSLHLFMWAVPITGYFLSNSFRSNNVQLFGLPLPDIFPVDSSAVGLARNLHFWLSYTFLAFIVLHSLDQWKVVRANLRRFRSFLTKDQKNLD
- a CDS encoding peptidoglycan DD-metalloendopeptidase family protein, encoding MKRSLTQNKTIPPCLADSPETLTNPSAKEETTSKLNNDVARRARATVLGIAALSAGVFFPSQGEEALAAESSLNTLPITTKAPTNSDTEDAVSVVAANSVVVQESVTANTTPAVITPALIKHRVKDGDTLWDISQDYGLTPEAIAASNAIQSESVLAIGQTLKIPTVNGIAASEDDRPAETLVARHQPDASALVSSTPESVSEDSVVVPGTLDHLLNPRQDASELDLISPQVATEEQAAPLESLSVGEAVASPTTPTLSSDTNTRTREGDVPRIIASSSSESASTFSFNTEAFTQTERPAEDSVVIPETVVETTAEEPVAQNPESVIVAATQVGGSTTSRDSVFVPPTAVTGSVYLVQPGDTLDVIANRYGVSRAELMQANNIRNPHNLQINQELRIPRSEMVRTLVSQTPTVIYNGGEETSDSESTLVAQTPAATVASNLEDPANPYVERMANEIRRMREEYRAQRDRQTSSDYTESSHESSPQVAATPEPAPVNPEWQRQRTQASTSSVPSTTVVAEEVRQPQLTRTTVQRPNPQPSVVAAAPAPVQGYNRLLQLPSGQAVEPQLPPLQDRDQYLPERPPEFNGYIWPARGVLTSGYGPRWGRMHRGIDIAAPTGTPIYAAAAGEVITAGWNSGGYGNLVDIRHPDGSMTRYAHNSRLLVRPGQRVEQGQKIALMGSTGFSTGPHLHFEVHPAGRGAVNPMAFLPRNR
- a CDS encoding DnaJ C-terminal domain-containing protein; this encodes MENFRNYYDILEVAPNAPNGDIKQSFRRLARRYHPDLNPGDKSAEEKFKAINEAYEVLSDENRRSQYDQFSRFWQQSGFKRKGKTTVRRNGKTPSPDLDPQDYPDFNRFVEELLKRQEKARSAPRTSTRVNPKDPDAFRPGRTKTEYSVGRTAVKDRPRDVEARLTLPLEKAYRGGRERIRLEDGRSLEVDMPPGMLDGQKIRLKGQGIQGGNLYLKISIEPHPRFELQGPDIFCRVPVTPTEAVLGGMVEVPTLDGLVKMNVPSGVRSGQLLRLAQKGFPTENQGRGDQLVEIEVVIPKTITPEEKELYEKLRGIESFKPRREWVD
- the trmL gene encoding tRNA (uridine(34)/cytosine(34)/5-carboxymethylaminomethyluridine(34)-2'-O)-methyltransferase TrmL, coding for MPNVVLVYPQIPPNTGNIARTCAATGTPLHLVAPLGFEISDRHLKRAGLDYWPHVDLHYHENWEAFLSYHQTRTGRLLGFSVRGSQSYVQYTFQEDDWLMFGSETQGLPPEILQQCTSTLYIPMTETGVRSLNLSVSAAVALFEARRQLGHLETPRISCPKD
- a CDS encoding cell wall hydrolase, coding for MLTHYRVKTGDSLSKIARDYGLSLPSLLALNPQIRNPHIIQVDDVIHLPSLYTSSLSSNRDDLDIIARTIFGEARGESELGQIGVGWVIINRVGEKTWYGRTVKEVCLKPWQFSCWNPNDANNSIIKSVEEGNTLFNQCRENAKKVLTASVPDPTGGATHYHANYIARPTWTRGATFTVQIGKHLFYKNVD